The genomic DNA CCCACGCTTCCACCTCCCGTGATGACGGCGTCGTCGCTCGTCAGAACCAGGCTATCGTCCACGTAGAATTCGTGGCGAGCTCCCTTCACCACGGCGCGAAGCCGGTGCCACGCGTTGAAGTTCACCTGCAGGGGTGCCTCGCCGAGTTTCGTCCATCCTTGCTCCATGCGTCCCAAGAGCACTCCTGGGGGGACGGTGCGCAGGCTGAAGTAGTAGCCTCGCATTCCGTTGTTTGAAGAGCTCAAGTTCGTGGCTCGATACACGATTCCGAAGTCACCAGACGGGGGCTGGCCAGACTGACCCGAAGCGAGTCGCGTCCGTACTTCGAAGGCGAAGTCTTTGAAGCGCAAGCCGTCCACGATCGCTTTGCGGCCTTGCCCTGCATCGCAGGTGTAGGCGCCGCCGTTCACGCTCCAGTCCCCGGCGAATGAGCTCCAACCGTCGGCGAACCCGTCGCTGAAGTTGTCCGCGAAGGTTTGGGTCATCATCCCGGCCATGCCTGGGCCGATCAGGCCGGCGGCCGATCCGGACAGACCCCCGGCCGCCTGGCCGCCGAAACCCACGCCGCCAAAGCCCGCCTGCGGTGGGATCCCGATGCTGCCCGCTGCACCTCCGCCGAAGCCGGCCAGGCCCGTAGGCGGAAGACCTCCGGCGCCGGGGTTGCCGGCCATGGCGCCGGCCATGCCCACCGAGCCACCGAAACCACCCGCCGGCGATCCGCCCGATCCCGCGCCGCCCAGCCCGGGGTCGCCGCCCGTGGGGCTTGGCGGCACCTGTCCGGGTGGACCGCTCAGGATGCCCTCGTCGTAGGCCCTGCAGCTGATCAGCGCGCACAGCGCGAGTCCACAGCAATACCGGTGCAGGCGTTGTGCCGGCATCGCTCCCCCGCGAGCCGAAAGGCGTCGGTTGGGCGGGATGGATCGAAATCGAGGCGGCAACGCGGTCTTGCTCCGGCCACTAAGGGCCCGCGAAAGGACAACTTACGCGTTTGGGCGTGGACCGGGCGCCGCTGGCAAGGCGCAACGACGAGGACAGGCAGCGGTGCCGGAACTGGCGAAACGCAGGAGCTATTCTCTCGTGGGCCCTTAGTGTAGCCCAAGAAGCACGAGCGGTCCCGCCGATCAGAGTCGCGTCCCGGATTCGGGTGCGTGGCCCCGAGAGAGCACGTCAGACCAGCGAACGCGCCCCGTGAGCTGCATGAGCAACAAGAGCGTGGCAATGCCGAGCAGCGTCACCGTCAACCCGGTGTAGCCGTGCCAGAAATGCGCCAGCGAGAAGCCGACGAGGTAGACCAGCTGCGCCAGGGCTGCTTCGCGTAGAGCGAAACGGGCCGACACGACCAGCCTGAGGTAGCTGACGACCAGCGCGACACTCACCACGCTGGCCAACGCGAACGCCGTTTCCACGCCGAGGTGATCCACCGAATAGGCAAAAAGCAGATGGAACGCGAAGAAGGCGCCGCCAAGCAGCCCGTAGTTGACAGGGTGGATGTCGATGCCCCGCAGCGTCGCCAGCATGTACAGGACGAGGAAGAAGAAAAACAAGGAGACCGGCGCCGAGAAGGAAAGCTGCGCCGCGAGCTCGCCCGGCTGCACGCGCGTGGGCGTGATCATGCCGATCCCGTACCCGAAACCAGCTGCTCGAAACGCCACTCGAGCACCCAGCCCGGACCTTCCCGTTCGCGGCTGGACGGCGAAAGTGTTTCGGCCGGGAAGTCGATCTGCGCGAAATCGGTGCCCAGGCGCAACGTAAAGTCTTCGAGCCGGCCGACACCCTTGCTGGGCAGGTACAACCAGTCATCCATGCCCCGGCTTTCGTAGCCGGCACGAAACCGCACGCGCTGGCCAGGTTCGACCGGCACGCCGACCTTGACCACGCCCTCGCTCGCGTCCAGCAGACCGGTCCGGTCGACACCATCGACCTCGAACACGAAGTCGTCGTACATCCCGCCGGTGTCCGGCAAGGTGAAGCTCACTTCGAGCTCCCCACCCATTTCCTCGCTGTGCTCGTAGCTCCAGGCGCCTTCGAATGCCACATCGTAGAGCGAGTACCAGACCAGGCCGCGGCGTCTCAGATCGGAGCTGAGGCTCACCTGGATGTCGCTCGAGTCCACATTTGCAGGGCGCTCGTGGGTCTCGCTGCGCTTGTCCCGAATCTGGGTCTCGACTCCATCCACGACCTGTGTCCGCACGTGCATCGCGGTGGTCTGCCAGCGGAAGGTCAGCTCGGGCCCCTTCTGGTGCTGGCTGCGACCCCACAGGCTTTGCACGTCGCCCTTGAGCCGGCTGTCGGCTTCGCGTTCGCGAGCGCTCGTGAGCCCCCCGAGCACGATCCAGGCTGCGCTCGTGGCGCAGAACACCAGACCGATGGCGATGATCCGTACGGCTCCACCCATGCTTTGCCTCCGTGGTTCGCTTCCTGTCCATCAGCCTGGCACACCGGGATGCGTAGCTCGCGCAACAGGCGTGGCAGCCTTGGGGCAGCCCTGTGCAACCGCTGTGCAACCGCTGTGCAAGGCTCGGCGTGCCCCCGGCGCGTCTGTTAGTCTGCCTGCCATGGCACGCATCGTGGTGGCGGACGACGACGGGCACATCCGTGAGGTCGTGAAGTACGCGCTCGAGCAAGCCGGACACTCGGTGCTCGAGGCGCGCGACGGGGCCGAGGCGCTGGCGCTCGTCCGGCAATCCGACGTGGACCTCGCTGTGCTGGACATCGTGATGCCCGAAGACAGCGGGCTCGAGCTGTGCCGGAAGATCCGCGCGCACAGCAGCCTGCCCATCGTCTTTGTGTCGAGCCGTGATGAGGAGCTCGACCGCGTGCTGGGGCTCGAGCTGGGCGCGGACGACTACATCACGAAGCCCTTCAGCCCGCGCGAGCTTGTCGCGCGGGTGGGCGCGGTACTGCGTCGCGTTCGGATGGATCGGCAGCCGCCCGAGGGTCTCGGCGCGACCCGCCAGCAGCCCTCTGTGCACGGACCGCTCGAGGTCGACCTCGAGCGTCACCGCTGTAGCTATCACGGCAGACAGATCGCGCTCACGGTGACCGAGCTAGGCCTGTTGGCGACCCTGGTGCAAGCACCCGGCCGAGTCCTGTCGCGGCAGCAGCTTGTGGAGCGGGTCTATGGACGCGGTCATTTCATTACCGAGCGCACCGTGGACAGCCACATCCGGCGCGTACGCAGCAAGCTCTCCGGCCACGGCCCCGATCCCATCGAGACGGTCTACGGTGCGGGCTATCGCATGCGGGAGGTCCTGGAATGAAGCGTTGGGGGCCGAGCATCCGCTGGTGGCTGCTCGGAGCCAACGCGCTGGTGCTCGCGGTGCCCATCGTTGCGCTTGCCGGGCTTCGCATCTACGACGTTTTTCTCCTGCGCCAAACCGAGCGCCAATTGCTCGCTCAGTCGGTGGTTGTCGGCGAAGCCTACCGTGATGCGTGGCGCCTCGAGTCCGGGCGGCCGCACGACCAGCACAGGCCGCCGGGACGCGCCGCCGAGCGCTATACACCGGTGGAGCCGGTGCTCGATCTGGGTCTGGAGCAAGTGCCAGCAACGCCCGAGACGCTGCCTGGACGCGAAACGAGCGACACGGCGTTCACCCGTGCCGGCGTGCGGCTCGAGCCGCTCATGCGAAGGGCGCAAACCTTCAATCTCAGCGCGCTGCGGGTCCTCGACCCGAGCGGCTGTGTGGTTGCGACCACGCGCGCTCAAGCCGGATTGTGCCTCGGACAGCTGCCTGAAGTGAAAGCTGCCATGCTCGGACGCTACCATGCGGTGGCTCGCGCGCGCGTGAGCGACGAGCCCACACCCCCGCTTGGCGACATTCGCCGCCGCGGCAAGACACGCGTCTTCACCGCGCTGCCCGTCTTTTCCAACGGCAGGATCATCGGCATCGTGCGGGCCTCACGCACCGGCCTGGACGCGCTGTCGTCGCTGTGGACAAACCGCCGCGGCTTGCTCTGGCTCGCGCTCGCGAGCTTCGCGCTGAGCGCGTGTGTGAGCTTCTTGTTCTCGTGGGCCATCGCGCGGCCGCTGCGCCGGTTGACCGCCGGCGCGCGGCGCATCGCACACGGACAACGGCAAGCGGCCTTGGCCAGCTCGGGGCTCACCCCGGCGGAGATCGGCGAGCTAAACGACGTATTCGAGCACATGACCCGCAAGCTCAATCAGCGAGCAGACTACGTGGGCGAGCTCGCGAGCAACCTCAGCCACGAGCTCAAGAGCCCCATCACCGCCGTGCGCGGTGCGGCCGAGCTGCTGCGCGAACAGGGCAGCCGGATGCCCGAAGCACAGCGGGCTCGCTTCGCGGACAACATCGAGGCCGACGCCGCCCGCCTCGAGCGGCTGCTCGCGCGGCTGTTGACGCTTGCACGGCTCGAGAACCCACGCGAACAGGCGGCAGAGCCCCTCGATGTCGCCAGGACTGTGCGCTCGGTGCTCCGCCGTTATACCGAACAGGTGCAGTGGCTCGATTCAGACCCCGCGCCCCCGCTGGCGATCCGCGAAGAGCACGTCGAGTCCGTGGTCGTCAACCTGGTCGACAACGCCCTGCGCCACGGCGAAGGGAAGCCGATCCAGGTGCGCGTCTACGCTGCGGGCGCGCGCGTGTGCATCGAGGTCGTCGACCACGGTTGCGGTATCAGCGAGGCCAACCGGAAGCGGCTCTTCGAGCGCTTCTTCACCACCGCCCGCGACAGCGGCGGCACGGGCCTGGGCTTGGCCATCGTCAAAGCCATCGCCGAGCAACGCGGTGGATCGGTTCAGGTCCACAGCGATCGCAACGGCAGCACCTTTCGGGTGCTGCTGTAGCGCGCCCGATTCAATGGACCCATCAGAGTAGCGGCTTCAGCGCTGCCAGGGCCCTTGCGTGGTGGTCCGGCGCAAGCACGGTAAACGAAATGCGGATCCAGTCCTGGTATGCGCGCCCACACACCGAGCCTGGAGTAAGCAGAACGCCAGCCTGCAGGCAACGCTCGAGAAAATCGAGTGTCGTTTCACCCGCGTTCAAATGGGCGGATGCCTCGAAGAATAGAAAGGTGCCTCCGGCGGGGGCCGGAACGCCCAACACCTGCGCACTGTGCCGGCCGGCGGCCGCATAGGCGGCGCGTGCTTGTGCGAGCCATGCATCGCCTTTTGACAGGGCCGCGGCTGCGCCGAGCTGCAGCGGACGCGGCGCGCAGTACGTGTAGTACGTCTGCACCGAACGCACGCGCTTCATGGCGTCCAGAGGCCCCCAGGTATAGCCCACCCGCGCTCCGGCAAGGGCGTGGCTCTTGGACAGGCTGAACGTGGCGAGCGTGCGCTCTCGCAGCTTGTCGTACAGCGATACGAGCTGCGGCCGATCCGGAGTGAAGTACAGGTCGGCGTACACGTCGTCCGATATCACCCACAAATCGTGCTGCTCCGCGAGCTCGGCGATGGCGGCGATCGTGTCGGCGTCGAGGATGGCGCCGGTCGGATTGTTGGGGGTGTTGAGGTAGATCGCGGCGGTGCGGGGTGTGATGACAGCCTCGATGGCTCCCGCGGGGTCGAATCCCGGCTCCCCAAGGCGCGTGAAGAGCGGCACCTCGATCGGAATTGCGCCGCGCGACGCCAGGATACCGCGGATCAGCGGCCAGAAAGGCGCAGGGAGCACCACCTCGTCGCCTGGATCCAACAGCGCGGCAACCACGGTGCCGAGCCCTGCGGTCGCTCCGGACATAACCTGCAGCTCATCTGCCGCGACCTCGACGCCATGGTGTCGCCGCAGTTTGTCGATGATCGCCTCCAGCAATGCAGGCTCTCCTTGTACGGGTGCGTAGTTGTGCAGGCGCGTGTGCTCGGCGCTGCGTTGCGCTTCGGCTCGCGCCTCAGGCAACGGGTCCAAGTAGGTATCGCCCACGTGCAGCGGATAGATGGGTCGCGACAACGCTTTTGCCTTGGCGGCCAGTGCACTGAAGACACGGTCGGAAAGCGTGTCGGAGGTCTTCGACGCGTGCGGGTGGCGAGGCATGCACGTGCTGTTAGGGCCCGGGGACGAACAACTCGTCTGTATCGCCGAGGGCCGGGCGCCGTTGGCAAGGCGCAACGACGAGGAATATTGGGGATATTTCGAGGAGGCGCAACATAGCCAGCGGTGGTCGGAACCGGTGAGATGGACGAGTTATTCTTCTGCGGGCCCTTAGGGAACGCACTGGCCCCTGGCGTCGCAACGGCGCGCTCCCGGGCAGTGTCGATCGTTGGTGCACTGGACGGGCAGGCGGCATAACTGGTCGATGCAGACTTGGCCATCAGGGCACATGCGGCTGATCTGGCAGCGCCTGGAGGGCTGGCAGGTGCCGCGTTCGCAGCGTTCTCCCATCAGGCAATCCGAGTCGAAGGCGCACTCCTGGGGCGGAATCGAAAGACACAGGCCCGCCAGGCAGGTCTGCGTGGGTGGGCAATCCCCATCCGTAGCGCAACCGCCGGGATTGGTGCACTGGTTGTTGATGCACTGCCGACCCTGGTTGCACTCGGACGAGTCCTGGCATAGCAGCCAGGGCACGCAGCGGCCCGCGGCGCAAGTCCAGCCATGGTTGCACTGTTCGTCCACCATACAGCCGGGGGGCTGGCAGTAGCTGTTGTCGCAGCGCTCGCCCATGGGGCAATCCGGGTCACGACGGCACTCTGGGGCCATGAAGCAGATGCCCTCGTCGATGCAGGTCGTGTTCGGTGGACAGCTGCTCTGTCCGGGAGGCATACACGTCTCGAGCACGAAGCACTGCGTGCCGATGCAGTTCCAGCCCAGCGGGCAGTCGGCGTTGCCGCTGCAGCCTATGTCGGGGATACAGGCTCGCGTGGACAGGTTGCAGATCTCGCCCGTCCCACAATCCGCGTTCCCACGACAGCTATCGCGCTGGCAGCTGCCGCTCACGCAGCGTTCTCCCATGGCGCACTGGCTGTCCTGCATGCACTCGCCCACGAACTGACACAGGCCGGAAACGCAGCGGAAACCGGGGCCACAGCCGGCATCGGTCGTGCACTCACCGACGAACACGCAGGCGTTGTGCAGGCAGCGAAACCGGTCCGGGCACATGGCGTCGCCCATGCACTCGCCCACGAACACACAGCGTCCCTGACGGCAGGCGAAGC from Pseudomonadota bacterium includes the following:
- a CDS encoding DUF1080 domain-containing protein, which codes for MPAQRLHRYCCGLALCALISCRAYDEGILSGPPGQVPPSPTGGDPGLGGAGSGGSPAGGFGGSVGMAGAMAGNPGAGGLPPTGLAGFGGGAAGSIGIPPQAGFGGVGFGGQAAGGLSGSAAGLIGPGMAGMMTQTFADNFSDGFADGWSSFAGDWSVNGGAYTCDAGQGRKAIVDGLRFKDFAFEVRTRLASGQSGQPPSGDFGIVYRATNLSSSNNGMRGYYFSLRTVPPGVLLGRMEQGWTKLGEAPLQVNFNAWHRLRAVVKGARHEFYVDDSLVLTSDDAVITGGGSVG
- a CDS encoding inner membrane CreD family protein, whose translation is MITPTRVQPGELAAQLSFSAPVSLFFFFLVLYMLATLRGIDIHPVNYGLLGGAFFAFHLLFAYSVDHLGVETAFALASVVSVALVVSYLRLVVSARFALREAALAQLVYLVGFSLAHFWHGYTGLTVTLLGIATLLLLMQLTGRVRWSDVLSRGHAPESGTRL
- a CDS encoding response regulator transcription factor — encoded protein: MARIVVADDDGHIREVVKYALEQAGHSVLEARDGAEALALVRQSDVDLAVLDIVMPEDSGLELCRKIRAHSSLPIVFVSSRDEELDRVLGLELGADDYITKPFSPRELVARVGAVLRRVRMDRQPPEGLGATRQQPSVHGPLEVDLERHRCSYHGRQIALTVTELGLLATLVQAPGRVLSRQQLVERVYGRGHFITERTVDSHIRRVRSKLSGHGPDPIETVYGAGYRMREVLE
- a CDS encoding ATP-binding protein; translation: MKRWGPSIRWWLLGANALVLAVPIVALAGLRIYDVFLLRQTERQLLAQSVVVGEAYRDAWRLESGRPHDQHRPPGRAAERYTPVEPVLDLGLEQVPATPETLPGRETSDTAFTRAGVRLEPLMRRAQTFNLSALRVLDPSGCVVATTRAQAGLCLGQLPEVKAAMLGRYHAVARARVSDEPTPPLGDIRRRGKTRVFTALPVFSNGRIIGIVRASRTGLDALSSLWTNRRGLLWLALASFALSACVSFLFSWAIARPLRRLTAGARRIAHGQRQAALASSGLTPAEIGELNDVFEHMTRKLNQRADYVGELASNLSHELKSPITAVRGAAELLREQGSRMPEAQRARFADNIEADAARLERLLARLLTLARLENPREQAAEPLDVARTVRSVLRRYTEQVQWLDSDPAPPLAIREEHVESVVVNLVDNALRHGEGKPIQVRVYAAGARVCIEVVDHGCGISEANRKRLFERFFTTARDSGGTGLGLAIVKAIAEQRGGSVQVHSDRNGSTFRVLL
- a CDS encoding pyridoxal phosphate-dependent aminotransferase — translated: MPRHPHASKTSDTLSDRVFSALAAKAKALSRPIYPLHVGDTYLDPLPEARAEAQRSAEHTRLHNYAPVQGEPALLEAIIDKLRRHHGVEVAADELQVMSGATAGLGTVVAALLDPGDEVVLPAPFWPLIRGILASRGAIPIEVPLFTRLGEPGFDPAGAIEAVITPRTAAIYLNTPNNPTGAILDADTIAAIAELAEQHDLWVISDDVYADLYFTPDRPQLVSLYDKLRERTLATFSLSKSHALAGARVGYTWGPLDAMKRVRSVQTYYTYCAPRPLQLGAAAALSKGDAWLAQARAAYAAAGRHSAQVLGVPAPAGGTFLFFEASAHLNAGETTLDFLERCLQAGVLLTPGSVCGRAYQDWIRISFTVLAPDHHARALAALKPLL